The DNA segment GAGAACGAGATTACGCTTGAAAAACTAATGGAAGAACTAAAAGCGGATTTAAGACATTTAGTCTGCTAAATATATATAATAGATCTAAAAGGCTGTGTGAGGGAAACCTCTGCAGCCTTTTTCTATGTAGTTGTTGGTTAAATTTCACTCTAGTGGGAAAAATAAAGATGCTTGTTATCCAATTAAGAAATAAAATGCTTGTTAAGCGGAGAAATAGCTTTCAACACCAACAGATTGCTCATCGAAGTCGTTAAAATTACCCTTTTTTAATATGTACTAGCCCAAGATAGAGCAGAAAATGATGAGTATTCGCGAATTGTAGATAGTTATTCGCGGATTTTCCACTTTTATTCGCGAATCCGCATAACTTATTCGCGAATGTATCATCTTTATTCGCGAATCCAGGGACTCATCAAGTCTACGGGTCACCCCAAACGATTTATGAGCGAATTTTCGCCAGTTATGAGCGAATCTCACATTAATATGAGCGAATCTAAAAAGAGGTAACTTAAAAGCATTAATGTAAGAAGCGATCCGCCAGGTCTATCAGCGAATCCGCCCAATCTATCGGCGAATCGCAAAACCCAGCAAAACATTAACATGGAAAAGCCCAACCAACCAACCAACAGACAACAACAGCCTTTTTCGGAGGAAACCCACCCATGCATGTAATCCTAACAGCGATCCTTCTCCTAGCGGCGTTCTGGAAGGGGGATTGGCGACATTGGCGGAAATACCATCACACGCTACTATATATTGTTATCTGTAACCTGCTCTACAACTTCCTGTGCAGAGACCATCTGCTCTGGAAACAGAACCCGGATCTATTACCAGAATCCCATGCAATCGTTGATCTCGTATATACCTTTATCAATCTCCCTGCGGTGACACTAATCTATCTGACACATTTTCCAATTAAAACATCCAACGGGAAAAAAGTCCGGTACATGCTATGGTGGGTCCTCGGCTCAATCGCCGTCGAATACCCTTTTTATAAAATGCACAGACTCCTTCTAGAGCATGGGTACCACTTCTGGATGGAACCCATTTTCTACACAGCGATGTACACCATGCTGCGCCTGCATTTCACCAGGCCGCTTCTTACATACGGAATCTCGGCTATCGTTATCGTGTTGATGCTTCACTACTTCAACATTCCAGTAAAATAGAACCAGGAAAACTAAGAGAGGTCACATCCAATGTCTAGAGATTACATAGTCATCATTCTAATGTGGGTAATAGGAATACTAGCATACCTATTCCTTACGCCAAAAAACCGATACAGAAAAGTCCTATTCGCCCTTATTCTCTGTCAGGCCTTTGTATGGGTGAGCTCGCTATTACATGTGAAATATCACCTTCTGGCCTTCCCGGTCCGTGAACTTCCGAAAGCCACCGATGTACTTGTCACAACCGAGTATTTCTTTTACCCACTTCTATCTGGGTTTTATATCATTTTTGAGCCAAAGCGATCACTCATCATTCGCTCCCTCTATTTGTCACTATGGATCTCAGGTCTGACCCTAATGGACGTCATGCTGGAAAAATATACGAACCTCATTGAGTACGTCCAGTATAGCTGGTACCTGACCTGGATAGATTTCTTTTGTATATTTGCCGTCACGAACCTCATCTACCAATGGTTCTTTAAAGACAGGGCCCATTTGCATGTGGATAGGGAGGCTGTCAAATGAGACTAGAATGGTGGATTTTACTCGCGGTTTGGATCCTAACGACCGGAATGCTTTTCTTTATCCCAAAAAAGAAAATTCGCCTAGCTGTAACCGCCTTCTTATTCAAACAAGGAATCACATGGATCTTTGGTTTAATTGTCGTTGAGTATGGAATGCTAACGTACCCAGTACGGCTATTTGCAGACGTCAATCGCTCAAGCTTTACCTATGAGTTTTACGTCTATCCGGCTGTTTGTGCGATGTTCAATGTGTTCTACCCGTACGCGCGGAGCAAGCTCATCCAGTTCCTATACTACTGTGCTTACTGCACCGTCTTGACCGTACCGGAAATCTTTCTCGAAAAATATACCGATTTAATCCACTACCTGAACTGGGCCTGGTACTGGACATGGATTACGCTATTCCTCACCTTTGCCGCAACAAGGTGGTTTTGTGTATGGTTTTTCAAGGGGATTGAAAAAGAGATGGATGATAGTGCAATACACCAAGATTAGGTTATTGTATAATAATGGTATAAATCCATAATGATGGAGGCAGCCCTATGGGAGACTTACGGTTTGGCCTATTTGCACTTTTTCCGATTGTATTGTATTTGATTATTCTTGGATTCACAATCTATTTCATCGTTCGGACACTGCGGTTCATGAACGACAAAACCAGATTGGATCAAGAGAGAAACGACAAGCTGGATGCCTTAATCAAGGCGGTCCAAGCGAATAACAAAGAACAATAGAAGACGGGGAGTTGCCTTCAAAGCAGCTACTTTCTAATGGGGGAAGTTACATGAGTTGGAAAAACGACCGAATCGGCGCGGCCCATAGAGGGGAAAATCCCATGGTCCTAGCGCGGATGAAAAGCGGGTTCGCCGTCATCGGCGATACACAGTTCCTGCCGGGTATTGCGTACTATTACCGTATGAGGAAGTGAACACCTTAAACGACCTGCCATTCCAGCAGAGGAGTGACTACTTGCTGGATATGAGTATAATTGGGGACGCGATTCAGGCCGCCTGTCAGCCAAGGAGAATCAACTATTCCATCTATGGAAATACAGATGCCTTCCTTCATGCACATATTTTTCCGCGTTACGACTGGGAGCCGGAGGAACGGAAGCCGTATCCTGTATGGCAATATTCACCTGACAGGTGGCGGGATAGCCAGTATCAGTATTGGGATGGAACGCATTTAGAATTAAAGGAAAAGTTAATCCATCAGCTACAAATGGTAATGAGTAAGGCATACGAGTAAATAAGGTTATCTCTTCTCTCGCAAAAATGCACCTGTGCAATCTAAACAAACATATTTTAAACATCTTTAAAGGTTTATTCATAGTTTGTTCATACAATCGGGGTATAGTAAGTATAAGAAAACGAGATGCATATCTTACTTTTCTAGACCCCCTTTTAATTATATTTGTATTGTGAGTCCGGCTCTATAGGAGTCGGATATTTTTTTGTTCTCATCATTTTCAGCGTGTTTCAAGTATTATAAATGCATGCGTTTTCAATCGTAATGAGGTTTAGATTTTAAAAATAAAACTGTGGAAAATCACTCCAACTAGTAAATTCCCCTTCAAATTTCTTACAAATAGGTGTTTAATAGAGTAAGTGAAATAATATTGAAATATATCTGACAAATATCAGTAAAAATTTACAAATTGTGATATAATATTCTATGTTTTGTATCAAGATATTTAGGAGGACGAAATGGAAGAGACTATCAGTTTAAAAGAGTTACTTGAAACGTTGAAAAAACGATTGCTCCTAATCGTATCAATAACAATCATTGCAGGATTAGTCAGTGGAATTATAAGCTTTTACGTGCTAACCCCGATTTATCAAGCTTCTACACAGATTCTCGTGAACCAAGCGAAAAATGACCAAAGCATGTACAATTCTGGTGAATTACAAACCAATCTACAATTAATTAATACCTATAACGTCATCATAACAAGCCCCGCGATCTTAGATATTGTATCAAAAGAACTGAATTTAGATATGACCGCAGCTCAATTAAAGGAAAAGATTACCGTTGGTAGTGAAAAGGATTCCCAGGTTGTGAACCTATCTGTTCAGGACCCGGATGCAGAATTAGCTGCCCAAATTGCGAACAAAACAGCAGAAGTGTTTAAAAATGAAATTGAGAACATCATGAAAGTGGATAACGTCAGCATTTTAGCGAAAGCAGATGTGACTGAAAATCCATCACCTATTAAACCACGTCCACTATTAAATATTGCGACTGCCATTGTAGTTGGTTTAATGGCCGGTGTCGGACTTGCGTTCTTACTAGAATACTTTAATAACACAATTAAAAATGAGCAGGATATTGAAAAAATACTAGAGCTTCCAATCCTAGGTGTTATTGCGGCGATTGAAGACCAAAAGCTAGATGAATGGAAGAAACGTAGAGCATCAAGAAATACAACAGTTAGAGGTGAGACCCTTGGCTCTTAAAAAGAAAAAAAACGTAACAAGCACCAACTCTAGTCGTAAGCTGATTACAGCGATTGCTCCAAAGTCACCGATTTCTGAGCAATACCGTACGATTCGGACTAATATACAATACTCCTCGATAGACAGTGAAATAAGAGCGATGATGGTTACTTCTTCCGGACCAGGAGAAGGAAAGTCCACTACTGCGGCAAACTTAGCGGTAACATTTGCTCAGCTTGGAAAAAAAGTACTTTTAGTTGATGGTGATCTCCGTAAACCAACCGTTCATCATACGTTTGCAGTAAACAATCAGGTGGGGTTCACTACTGTTTTAACGAAACAGGCTTCACTTGAAAAAGCAGTAGTAGAAACAGAAGAGCAGGACTTGTATATCTTAACAAGTGGACCGATTCCACCAAATCCAGCGGAGCTATTAAGCTCGAAATCGATGGAGCTGTTTATTGAAGAAGCAAAACAGAACTTTGATTATGTGATATTCGATACGCCGCCATTGTTAGCTGTGGCCGATCCGCAGATTCTTGCTAATCAGTGTGATGGCTCGATTTTAGTAGTATATAGTGAAAGAACTGAAATAGATCAAGCGAAGAAGAGTAAGGAACTACTTGAAAATGCAAAAGGCAAGCTGCTTGGCGTGGTACTAAACCATAAAGAATTAAAGAACAATGATTATTACTATT comes from the Neobacillus sp. PS2-9 genome and includes:
- a CDS encoding CBO0543 family protein; protein product: MSRDYIVIILMWVIGILAYLFLTPKNRYRKVLFALILCQAFVWVSSLLHVKYHLLAFPVRELPKATDVLVTTEYFFYPLLSGFYIIFEPKRSLIIRSLYLSLWISGLTLMDVMLEKYTNLIEYVQYSWYLTWIDFFCIFAVTNLIYQWFFKDRAHLHVDREAVK
- a CDS encoding CpsD/CapB family tyrosine-protein kinase, coding for MALKKKKNVTSTNSSRKLITAIAPKSPISEQYRTIRTNIQYSSIDSEIRAMMVTSSGPGEGKSTTAANLAVTFAQLGKKVLLVDGDLRKPTVHHTFAVNNQVGFTTVLTKQASLEKAVVETEEQDLYILTSGPIPPNPAELLSSKSMELFIEEAKQNFDYVIFDTPPLLAVADPQILANQCDGSILVVYSERTEIDQAKKSKELLENAKGKLLGVVLNHKELKNNDYYYYYGAK
- a CDS encoding Wzz/FepE/Etk N-terminal domain-containing protein — encoded protein: MEETISLKELLETLKKRLLLIVSITIIAGLVSGIISFYVLTPIYQASTQILVNQAKNDQSMYNSGELQTNLQLINTYNVIITSPAILDIVSKELNLDMTAAQLKEKITVGSEKDSQVVNLSVQDPDAELAAQIANKTAEVFKNEIENIMKVDNVSILAKADVTENPSPIKPRPLLNIATAIVVGLMAGVGLAFLLEYFNNTIKNEQDIEKILELPILGVIAAIEDQKLDEWKKRRASRNTTVRGETLGS
- a CDS encoding CBO0543 family protein, with translation MRLEWWILLAVWILTTGMLFFIPKKKIRLAVTAFLFKQGITWIFGLIVVEYGMLTYPVRLFADVNRSSFTYEFYVYPAVCAMFNVFYPYARSKLIQFLYYCAYCTVLTVPEIFLEKYTDLIHYLNWAWYWTWITLFLTFAATRWFCVWFFKGIEKEMDDSAIHQD